In Muribaculum gordoncarteri, the genomic window ATGTCACTCGTGCCGGCCAAAGGCGGCTCATTCTACGGAGCCGGAGAACGCGGCCACAGCTTCAACATAGAGGGCGACACACTGGTGATGTATAACCGTCAGAACTACGGTTACGGCGAAGGCGATCCCCGCATAAACCAGATGAATATATGCATCCCGCTTTTTGTAAGCAACCAGGGTTACGGCGTGCTCTTTGACGACTATGCCGCAGCGGAACTGGTAATGAGCGATCCCATCACATATACCACCGAGGCCGAAGCCCCGATATCATACTATTTCATATACGGAGCCGACAATCTTGCGTCGGTTACCCGTGAATACACCCGACTTACAGGCCGACAGGAGCTGCCTCCTTTCTGGTCGCTCGGATACATAACATCGAAATACGGATACCACAACGAATCGGAAACCCGCGGAGTGATCGACACGCTCAAGAATGCCGGATATTCGGTTGACGGGGTGGTGCTCGACCTATACTGGTACGGAAAGGAAACCGACATGGGACGGCTCGAATGGAACAAGGAGCAGTGGCCCGATCATCGCAAGATGCTCGCCGATCTTAAGGCTCAAGGAGTCAACACCGTACTAATATCGCAACCCTACATCAACAAGATAGGTGCAATTGACAACTACAATCAGCTTGCCGAAAAAGGCATGCTCACTCATGACGCACAAGGCAAAATAAACGATGTCACCACTTGGGTGGGCGAGGCAGGAATGTTTGATGTAGCCAATCCCGACACACGCCGCTGGCTGCGCGAGCGTTACCGCACACTCACCGATGAAGGTGTAGGCGGATGGTGGGGCGACCTCGGCGAGCCCGAAGTGCATCCCGAAACCATAGTACACGCCAACGGAGAGAAGGCGCGTCAATACCACAATGTCTACGGCAATGTATGGAGCTCAATCATATATGACCTATATAAGGACGAATACCCCGACACACGACTGATGACGCTCATGCGAGGCGGAACTACCGGCCTGCAGCGTTACAGCGTATTCCCGTGGTCGACCGATGTGTCACGCTCATGGGCAGGCCTGCAGCCTCAAATAAAGATAATGCTCAATTCGGGCCTTAGCGGATTGGCATACATGTCACATGATGTGGGTGGATTCGCAATCGACAAGGAGAATCCCATTGATCCCGAACTATATGTGCGCTGGCTCCAGCTCGGAACATTCTCCCCCATTCTCCGCACCCACGCCCAGGAATTTGCCGAGCCTTACCACTATCCCGAATATGCCGATGAGCTGCTCGACTTGGTAAAAACTCGTTACCGTTGGTTGCCTTACAACTATACGCTTGCCTACGAAAACGCTTCGCAGGGATATCCGATGGTGCGTCCTCTCAACTTCGACACACACGGAG contains:
- a CDS encoding TIM-barrel domain-containing protein, which produces MLKRLNLIRTAVMGIFGTVAVWLNAAPTGTMTTVTPDGNCVVVRALSDNIIRVTNAPRGVKPSHTQAASMKAEKFNGKIVKNGSQIVMTLPSGLEVSLNTASGATSFTGGKERLLYDSGVRTTASDGRKSMSLVPAKGGSFYGAGERGHSFNIEGDTLVMYNRQNYGYGEGDPRINQMNICIPLFVSNQGYGVLFDDYAAAELVMSDPITYTTEAEAPISYYFIYGADNLASVTREYTRLTGRQELPPFWSLGYITSKYGYHNESETRGVIDTLKNAGYSVDGVVLDLYWYGKETDMGRLEWNKEQWPDHRKMLADLKAQGVNTVLISQPYINKIGAIDNYNQLAEKGMLTHDAQGKINDVTTWVGEAGMFDVANPDTRRWLRERYRTLTDEGVGGWWGDLGEPEVHPETIVHANGEKARQYHNVYGNVWSSIIYDLYKDEYPDTRLMTLMRGGTTGLQRYSVFPWSTDVSRSWAGLQPQIKIMLNSGLSGLAYMSHDVGGFAIDKENPIDPELYVRWLQLGTFSPILRTHAQEFAEPYHYPEYADELLDLVKTRYRWLPYNYTLAYENASQGYPMVRPLNFDTHGATPYDSITDEYMWGSEVLVAPVLQQGARKRDIVVPDGTWIDYNNPDVTYHGPSKISYDAPLNVLPMLIRAGAFIPQADYEMDNTGDYDASRYTVLYYPRSNVTSDYVMFEDDRKSTSSLDNGEYALITFRGAASKSSITVDIDMSGDYPGMPTEKTITLVLPGIKSSNIKSVTENGRVRTITESADKYFTLTVTLTRNEPLKIVLSL